From Oculatellaceae cyanobacterium:
TAGCCCGATCCCCTAATATTGTCTTGGAAGAAGAGATTAAGACTCTGTTGAACGGTAGAATTACCGAATAGAGGTTCAATTGACACAGTAGGAATCGTCGGCGTTATGCTTGCATACATCCTGGCACTAGCTGTAGGTTTCGGTAGCGTTGGTTTATACATCGCGGCATTTTTTTTCCCTGAAGTTCACCGTAAAAGTGATTTAATTTGGAGTGGTGTAGGAATGTTCTACGCCCTAGTTTTATGGGTGTGTGCTGGACGCATCACTGGCGGTGTACTACTGGGGCAAATCGCTAGCGTGGCATTACTGGGTTGGTTCGCTTGGCAAACCCTGATTATGCGACGGGAAATGGTTCCAGCCGCTCAACAAACACCAATACCTAGCAAAGAAAAACTTCAAGAAACATTTTCTAATTTTGCTCCTCCAGGTGGCTTTTCTGGATTACAAGAGCAAGCGACTAATTTATTCACAACTGTCAAAGATAAAATTCAAAGTACTTTGGCTGCGGTTAATCTGCCTAAATCTGAACCCAAGCCTGTACAAACTCAACAACCTGTAGCATCTCAAACATCTGAAACATCTGTAGCGCCTCCACCACCATCAACTTCCATCGCTGTTGATGACGAACCCACGCTCATAGAGGTAGTACCTTTAGGGGCTGAGTTTATTAGTCCTCCTAGCCAGCCAGGGGGGCCAGATATGCCAGGAGCGAGTGGCAAAGAAGCTTCTATTGAGGAAATTGCTCCAGAAGTGGTATTAGCTCCACCAGCAGAACCACCGGGTTCAGGAGATCCCTTAGATCGCCTAAATCCTCCACCAGCGACTTTCGCAACCGATGCAGTTCCGATGGATTTATCAGGGACAGCTTTAACGCCACCTGCACAGGTAGAATCTTCTGAAGATGTTGAAGTGCCAGAGTTAGTTAGACCTCATCCTCCTGACCCCGAACTGGTAGAAGCTGCAGTTGAAGATGCTGAAGCTAAAGCTGTGCCAAGTTTACCGCCAGAAAGTGTAGATGAGGTAAGCGAATCATTGGGTTCTAAGACTGATGAAATATAAGATGACTCAAAGTTAAATATAAGATAATGCTCCGGTAATCATAAATTACCGGAGCATTATTTTTAGTAGGTGCGATCGCTATATACCAATTCAAAAAATGAGTGCTACAAATATTTAATGTAGAGACGTATCATAATACATCTCTAAACCTTGCAGAATGTGTAGTTAATCATTCAGAGAAATAGTATTAGTTTTTCTCTAAATAAGCTTCTAAAGCTTCTGAACCACCAATTAAGCTACCATCAACAAATACTTGCGGAACTGTTGTTGCACCTGCAACTGCTCTTAAAGTGCGAGTCCCAATTCCACCACCCAAAACAACTTCTTCATAGCTGATATCACGCTCTTGCAACATCTTTTTAGCTTTGGCACAGTATGGACAACCCACTTTTGTAAATAGAGTCACAGCTTGGGGTTTTGCTGCTTCAGGATTAAGGTATTTGAGCATTGTCTCTGCATCAGATACTTCAAATGGGTCTCCTGGCTTTTCTGGCTCAATGAACATTTTTTCAATTACGCCATCTTTCACCAGCATGGAATAGCGCCATGAACGCTTACCAAAACCTAAATCGTTTTTATCAACTAACATTCCCATTTTTTCGGTGAATTCACCATTACCATCGGGAAGAAAAGTTACGTTTTCTGCTTTTTGATCTTTTGCCCATTCATTCATTACAAAAGCATCATTTACAGATAGGCAAATAATGTGATCTACACCGTTTTGTTTAAAAACTCGTGCTAACTCGTTGTAACCAGGTACGTGAGTAGATGAACAAGTAGGAGTAAAAGCACCAGGCAAAGAGAAGAGAACTACTGTCTTTCCAGCAAACAATTCATCTGTAGTGATATCCACCCAGTCGTTATTAGTACGGGTACGGAATGTAACGTTGGGAACTCTTTGCCCTTCTTTGTTGGAAAACATGAATTTTGCCTCTTGAGGAGATGTTCTAAAAGTAGATTAAGTCGTTTTCTTTAAGTGTACTCATAATGAGTATGAGTTGTCAAGTACTAAGATTGAGGATGCGATCGCGCAAGCGCTGACTTTTCAGTTCGCGCAGCGACTCCGCAGGAGTATCGCCAGTTTTCACTTTATTTAAGAAGCGTGGTGGAAAAAATCTAACCAGGGAAGGTTGACAGGCAAGTTTAAAGTTAACAACTTTTGCTTAGTTCTAAAAATTGTTATTTGCCTAATTCAATTAGCATTTCTATCGTACTTGGTCGAAAACCACATGAGGAGAACAAATGCCTAGCTGTCTGATTATCAGCAGCCGTATCGAGCCGTATTTGTGTTACTTCCATTCCTTGAAATGCTTCAATAGTCTGCGTCACCATTTGCCGCGCTACTCCCATGCTACGATATTCTGGCTCAACCCAAAGGTCGTGAATAAAGGCAAATTCCTGTAGGCGGTAGATGGGTATTTCTCGTTCTACTGTGGCTACTATAAAACCTACCAGTTTATTTGGTAGTGTTTTATCCTCAGCTACTAAAAATACACTTCGTTCATTCGTAGCTAATTTGGTCAACCATTTTTCATAACGCTGTTCGGGATGAGGTAAAAATCCATATTTGGCTGGATCTAAAGATTCGTGCATTGCACAAGTCTTAGCAACCATTGGTAAAACTGCGGGAACATCAGCAGGTATAGCAGGGCGAATCAGCATTTGCCTTTTGTAAGTAAATCTTTATACCAACGCTAGTCTATTAGACATCTCTAGAAATGGTGTGTTACCTACAACCATTGTAGAGACGTACCATGGTACGTCTCTAAATTCCCATGAGCGGAGATGTCTATTTATAACGTTGATCATCAACTTTGGCTGATTAGAACGCAGATTAATACAGATGCACGCAGATAAACGCAGATAAGAGAATTGAAGCTCAAACTACGTTCTAGGCTTTAAAATAAACGAAATTAGACATATTTCTTGAAGTTTATTCTCCTCTCACCCCTCTCTCCTCCCACTTTTATCAAACTAAACTTGAAGTCTAAGCAATTTCTCGCTGATAATGGGTAGAGCGTACCTCAAATTTTCGGCATTGAACTGTGACAGTAGAACCAGGAAGTTATAAAAATACCGTTAATCTCCCCAAGACTAAGTTTGATATGCGGGCAAATGCTGTCAAGCGAGAACCAGAGATCCAAAAGTTTTGGGCAGAAGAACAGATTTATGAACGACTGTCGCAGAATAACCCAGGTGAACTTTTTGTATTGCATGATGGCCCTCCGTATGCAAACGGGGCGTTACATATTGGTCATGCGCTGAATAAAATTCTTAAAGACATTATTAATAAGTATCAACTGCTCAAAGGGCGCAAAGTGCGTTATGTCCCTGGTTGGGACTGTCACGGGTTGCCAATTGAGCTAAAAGTTCTTCAGAATATGAAGCAGCAGGAACGGCAACAATTAACGCTGTTAGATCTGCGACGCAAAGCAAAAGAATTTGCCCTGAAAACTGTAGATGAGCAACGTAAGGGTTTTAAGCGTTATGGTATTTGGGGCGATTGGGATAACCCATACTTAACTTTGAAACCAGCTTATGAAGCTGCTCAAATTGGTGTATTTGGGCAAATGGTTCTCAAAGGCTATATTTATCGTGGTCTGAAACCTGTTCACTGGAGTCCTAGTTCTAAAACAGCTTTGGCTGAAGCTGAGTTGGAGTATCCAGAAGGACATACTTCACGCAGTTTGTATGTGGCATTTCCAGTAACTAAGCTAGGGGATGCTGTAACAGAAAGCTTGCAGCAGTTTTTACCTAATCTTAGTGTTGCTATCTGGACAACTACACCTTGGACTATTCCAGCTAACTTGGCGGTGAGTGTTAACCCTGAACTCAAATATGCGGTAGTTGCAGTAGAAGGGGAACAATCAAACTATTTAATAGTTGCAGCAGATTTAGTAAAAACACTGTCGGAAACTTTAGGGAAAAATTTCCAAGTTAAGGCTACTGTTGTTGGTAAGGATTTGGAAAATACTACTTACCGTCATCCCTTATTTGATCGCGAAAGTCCGGTTGTAATTGGTGGGGATTATGTTACTACTGAATCTGGGACAGGTTTAGTGCATACTGCGCCTGGTCATGGTCAAGAAGACTATTTAGTAGGTCAGCGTTATGGTTTACCAATTCTATCGCCTGTAGATGCAGATGGTAATTTTACTGAAGAAGCAGGTCAGTTTGCAGGGTTAAATGTTTTAGGTGAAGGTAATACAGCAGTAATTACTGCTTTAACCGAAGCTGGTGCTTTGTTGAAGGAAGAAGCATATAGTCACAAGTACCCTTATGACTGGCGCACAAAGAAACCCACTATATATAGAGCAACTGAACAATGGTTTGCTTCTGTGGAAGGATTTAGAGATGAGGCGTTAAGTGCGATCGCATCTGTTAAATGGATTCCCTCACAAGGAGAAAACCGCATCACACCAATGGTTTCAGAACGTTCTGATTGGTGTATCTCTCGTCAACGTAGTTGGGGTGTTCCTATCCCTGTTTTCTATGACGAAGCAACAGGGGAACCTCTGCTGAATCAAGAAACGATCAACTACGCGCAAGCAATTATTGCTGAAAAAGGTTCTGATGCTTGGTGGGAATTGTCGGTAGAGGAATTATTACCAGAATCCTATCGCAATAATGGTAAGTCATACCGCAAAGGTACTGATACGATGGATGTTTGGTTTGATTCTGGTTCTTCTTGGGCGGGAGTTCTGAAAGAACGAGACGAATTAAAGTATCCTGCTGATATATATTTGGAAGGATCAGATCAGCATCGTGGTTGGTTCCAATCAAGCTTGTTAACCAGTGTCGCTACTAATGGTTACGCGCCCTATAAAACTGTATTAACTCACGGCTTTACTCTGGATGAACAGGGACGCAAGATGAGTAAATCTATGGGGAATGTGATCGATCCAGCAATTGTAATTGAAGGTGGTAAAAATCAGAAAGAAGAACCGCCTTATGGTGCTGATGTCTTGCGTTTGTGGGTATCTTCTGTAGATTATTCCTCGGATGTTTCTATTAGTAAGAGCATCTTGAAGCAAATGGGGGATGTGCGGGGTAAAATTCGTAATACTGCCCGTTATTTGTTGGGTAGTTTACACGATTTTGATCCGGCTAAAGATGCGGTTCCTTATGAGCAATTACCGGAATTAGATCGCTATCTATTGCACCGCATGACTGAGGTGTTTAAGGATGTAACGGAAGCTTTTGATAGTTATCAGTTTTTCCGTTTTTTCCAAACTGTGCAGAATTTCTGTGTGGTAGATTTATCTAATTTCTATTTAGATATTGCCAAGGATCGGCTGTATATCAGTGCTGAAAATTCTTTGCGCCGTCGTAGTTGTCAGACGGTGATGGCGATCGCATTAGAAAATTTGGCAAAAGCGATCGCACCTGTTTTATCTCACATGGCAGAGGATATCTGGCAATATATCCCCTATGCAACACCTTCTAAATCTGTATTTGAAGCTGGTTGGGTGAATTTAGAGGAAGAATGGCATAAACCAGAATTTACACAACGTTGGCAGATGTTGCGACAAATTCGCACAGATGTTAATAAGGTGTTAGAGCAAGCTAGAACTGAAAAAATGATTGGTTCTTCTCTAGAATCGAAGGTATTGCTTTATATTCCTAATGTTGAGCAGCGTCAGTTATTGCAACAACTTAACCCTGAAGCTGGTAATGGTGTAGATGAGTTGCGTTATCTATTCTTATCATCTCAGGTAGAGTTACTAGACTCCCTTGAGGCGTTGCAGGATATTCAATATAAAGTGCAAGGCGATAACTTAAGTGTGGGTATAGTAAAGGCTGAAGGGGAGAAGTGCGATCGCTGTTGGAACTACTCAACACAAGTCGGGAAATTTGCAGAACATCCGATTATTTGTGAGCGATGTGTTGCTGCTTTAAGCGATCGCTTTTAAATTTTCATTAAGTTAAAATCATTTAAAATCAAGGATAAGCACAATATTTATCCTTGATTTTTTTATAAATAATTTATGTAAATTTCCTAACTGTAGTTGAGAATACTAGATTTTTATCTAATTAGAGTTATATATTGACTTAACATATTAAAATAGATTTTTGATGACGTTCTCTCGTACTTTCAATACCACTGAATTTATTCAAATTTCAGACGGCGAACCTGTAAGATCTGTAGTTACAGAGTCACCCGATGCTGTCGTTGTGATGTGGTACGTGCTGCCTGGTCAACAGATTAGCCCACATATTCATCCTTCTGGGCAGGATACTTGGATCGTATTGTCTGGTAGTGGTGAATACATCGTTGATGCTGAGGGGACAACAACGCCTATTTCTTCAGGACAAATTGTGGTCGCGCATACAGGGCAGGTTCATGGCGTGGTGAATAGCGGTAACAAACCCCTTGAGTTTGTGTCAGTTGTCGCCCCACAAAATGCTGGGTTTGAACCTTTATTAAATTAGTTTCCTCCCCAAATTTGCGGGGAGGGTGGGGAGATGGTTTGTAACAAATTTTACATTTAATTGTTTTTCCCCGACTATCAATCTAACTTTGTCAAATTCATCTTTGTCTTAGAGGCTTCATACAAACTTCCATAAACTTGTAGTTTATACAAAAACTCTTGCGTCAACTTGAAGAAGGCTTTAGAACCAGATGAACTTGGAGATGCCAGCACTACTGGTAGAAAACTATCAACTGCTTTGGAAACATTCACATCTAAAGGTATGCGCGTTTTAAATAGTTGCACAGGCGTAAAATCTTCGTTAACCCGTTGAATAACTTGGTTATAATATCTGCCAATCAACCCGCCTGACATAATGAAAACAATTCCTAGCAGCTTAAGATTTATTGCTTTGGTGTCTATTTCATGCGATTCTTTGAGTTTAGCGATGCGTCTTTCTAGAAGTTGAATTCCTACGACTGATAAAGGTTCTGGTCGAGCAGGTAGCACATAAAAATTACAAGCCATAATTCCGCTACGAGTGATCAGGTTATAACCAGGGGCGCAATCCATAATGATGAAATCATACTCATTCATCACAGGTTCTAAAATGCTTTTGATTAAATCTTTTTCAAATTCTTTCCAAACTTCAAAAAAATCACTTCTACCTTCTTTTAAGGCTTTTTCATGAAGCATTTCAGAAACTAAAAATTCATCATATAAATCAATATCCCCTGGCAATAAATCCAAACCTTTTACTGTTCCCACATAGCGACAAATGATGTCTTGAATTGTCAGTTTTGTGTTAAGATTGGGGTTAATAGTTTTATGAACTAAATGTCGTAATGTCCGTCTTTCTTTCCTGATTTTGGCAAAGTCATGGGGCGGCATTAAACTAAGAGTGGCACTGATCTGGGTGTCTAAGTCAACAACTAGAACCCGCTTATTTTGATATCTGGCTAAACAAGTTGCTAGGTTAACTGAGAGTGTCGTTTTACCGACACCGCCTTTCATATTTACAATTGCAATGATCAATGCCATCTTTACATCCTCTTGAGAGTGTAGCAGTACTGGTTACAGCTAATTTAGTTTTCGCCAATACTATTCCAGCGTTCTAGTCTTAATCATTCTTAATCATAATGTGCGATCGCCTGGGATGTTGGCAAGACTCAAGATTATCTTTACTGAGGATGTGCTTTCTATAAATAACGGTAGGGGCGCTAATGGTGCGTCCTTGGGGCATTGTCAGCTTGTACAACCCACTATGAATAAGCATTAAACCCTTAGTAACCGTGTGATAGTTATAAAACTCACGCTTATTCTTGGACGCTTGCAGATGATGTTAAGTAGAGTGTGGGCATTTTAGGCGCGTATTACTCTGTGTAAGTTTTAAATATATAACTCTGCATGGTTGGGGATTATGACAAGAATAAGTACATGATCAAGAGTTAGCGATCGCACCATGCCAAAAACTTGACTTTAAGCGACAATGAATGCTTATGAGATTTTTAATTATAGTTGCAGCTTTGTAGAGGTAAAACAAAATTGGGCTTTAATCCTGATCATTGTCGCAACGAAACTGAAGTAGAAAGTAAACTGATTGTTCAATATCTCCTACCGCAGTTAGGATACACGCCTGATACATGGCATCAAGAAGTTACATTTGGAAAAATCCGTTTAGATTTTTTAGCATTCGCCAGCCAAAATATCCCGTTTATCTTGGATGCTAACTCACCTTTAAGTATTGTGATGGAAGCAAAGCATCCATCTGAAAACCTAGATAAACATATTCGTAGGCTGACAAGATACTTAATAAGTTTGAATGTGAGATATGGATTACTAACTAATGGTAAAGAAATTAGAATATTTAGGATCAGAGAAAAAGCTGCTAATTTAGTATTCCAGTGTTCAGGGATAGAAGTAGAAAACAAAATTGAGGAAATAAGATATTTAATTGGCAAAGATAGTCTTAACCTGAATCAGAGTAAAATAGTTTCATTAACTCAAAAAGAGCAAACTAATTTACCAGATATCCCACCCAGTCCGCAGATAATTCCTGAAACTCAAAGGCAACATACTGTGAAAACAATTGCGGTTTACCACAATAAAGGTGGCGTAGGTAAGACAACAACTGTAGTTAACCTAGCAGCAGCCATTAGAAAACAAGGCAAAAAAGTCCTTGTGATTGATTTAGATAGCCAAGCTAACACAACCTTTGCCGCAGGATTAGCAAAGTTTGAAGATGAAGAACTAGATGAGATCAAAGATTGTAACATTCGTCATGTATTGCAGTCAGAAGAATTTTATTCAATTACAGAAGTCGCTAAAAAATCTCAATTTAATAACCCTGAAATTGATGTGATTCCGGCACACATTAGTTTAATGGAATATGAAGATGAACTCAATAGACTAGATTATAGTAAGCTGATCCTGCTTCAAAAATTGAAAGAAGTAGAAAATAATTATGATATTGTAATTATTGATACGCCACCTTCCTTAAGCTTGTATGCTAGGATTGCTTTAATTACGGCTGATTATTTAATTATCCCTTCGGATTTAAAACCATTTGCTAATCAAGGTTTATTAAATGTTAAAAATTTTGTTAAGCAAATTAATGGTTTTAAAAAAATGACTAATAAAGCACCCCTGGAAATCTTGGGTGTTCTACCGTGCAAAATTTCTACTAATTCTAGATTTGTACAATATACTTTACCAAGACGGCTGGAGGTAATTCCTAGACGCTACGACTTTAAGGTAATGGATACTGTGATATATGAAAGAGAGGAACTAGCCAAGTGCATTGAGCAAGTTCAAATTGTTGGTAATTTAGATATACCAGATCCTAGATCGGTAGTTGATTTTAAACCAGATTCATCCTCGGCTCAAGAATTTGAGCTATTAGCAATGGAAGTTTTGCAAGCAATAGGAATTACGAAATGAAATTAGCCACTTCTTTAGTATCAGTAAAAAAAATTAGCTCTCCTGTTGATAGTTCCAATTTTGATGAAAATGCTTTGAATAATACCGCCAAGTTGATTTTAGAGGTTGAAGGAATTATTAACCCTTTAATTGTTCGGAGAATTAATTTAGAATCTTATGAGGTTGTTGATGGACACTTTGAATATTATGCTGCTGTTAAAGCGAAGGAGATAAATCCTCGCAAAGGAGAGATGATTGGTGCGTTTATTATTGAACCAGAAAATGAGAAATTCCTCATGGAACAGGTAAAATATTTTAGAAGACGAGAACCTGATCAGGTTGTTGCTCCAATTCCAATGGAACAGATAACCGGAGTAGCAGAAGAAATTCTTCCTAGTAATAATGGCATAGAAGAAGTTAAAAGTCAGGTTCAACAACTTGAAAAATCTTTTAACCAGCAGTTTATAGAGCTTCATAAAAGATTTGATCAATTGTTTAATAAAAGTATCGCCCATGGCTTAGATAAAAAAACATCTAATCAAGAAGAAATTGCCCCTACCTTAGATATAGAAATAGCGAACAAATCAGAAATTGAAAAAATCATGGGAAATAAAAAGCAAGGGGACGCTGTTTGGAGAGCTAGAGAATATTTGAAAGCTCAAGGTAGGCAAATTAATAAAGAGAACTTTAAAAAAGCTACAAAAGCGCCAGATAAAATTAAGGATTTTGCCAATGGAACTTACGAAAAGTTAATACAAGTGGTAAATATTCCAGATTGATTTTTATGGAAAATAGCAAAGCTAGTTTTTAGCGATCACACTAGCTAGTTGGGATTTTTCAAAGCGATCAGGTGAAAGTCGAATTACAGATGCTTTTGGCTAATATCGCTTCCGATAGCTGTCATCAAAGAAGATATAATTAAAGTGACAACTCCGACAATTCGCACTCTCTTCCTCACCAGGAATTTGCCCTACCCAATCATGGGTGGTGGAACTTTACGCAACTGGCAAAACATCAATATCATGATGAAGTTTGGTGAAGTTGCTGTTTTTGCCGTTTGTCAGTGGACTGAAAAAAATATATCTCTTCCTGGTGTTACTCTCGTAGAGCATTGCAATGTTGCCAATTTGCGTTCTACTAGGGAAAAAATCGAACGTCGGCTGTGGTGGCTA
This genomic window contains:
- a CDS encoding Ycf66 family protein; the encoded protein is MLAYILALAVGFGSVGLYIAAFFFPEVHRKSDLIWSGVGMFYALVLWVCAGRITGGVLLGQIASVALLGWFAWQTLIMRREMVPAAQQTPIPSKEKLQETFSNFAPPGGFSGLQEQATNLFTTVKDKIQSTLAAVNLPKSEPKPVQTQQPVASQTSETSVAPPPPSTSIAVDDEPTLIEVVPLGAEFISPPSQPGGPDMPGASGKEASIEEIAPEVVLAPPAEPPGSGDPLDRLNPPPATFATDAVPMDLSGTALTPPAQVESSEDVEVPELVRPHPPDPELVEAAVEDAEAKAVPSLPPESVDEVSESLGSKTDEI
- a CDS encoding glutathione peroxidase; the protein is MFSNKEGQRVPNVTFRTRTNNDWVDITTDELFAGKTVVLFSLPGAFTPTCSSTHVPGYNELARVFKQNGVDHIICLSVNDAFVMNEWAKDQKAENVTFLPDGNGEFTEKMGMLVDKNDLGFGKRSWRYSMLVKDGVIEKMFIEPEKPGDPFEVSDAETMLKYLNPEAAKPQAVTLFTKVGCPYCAKAKKMLQERDISYEEVVLGGGIGTRTLRAVAGATTVPQVFVDGSLIGGSEALEAYLEKN
- a CDS encoding GNAT family N-acetyltransferase yields the protein MLIRPAIPADVPAVLPMVAKTCAMHESLDPAKYGFLPHPEQRYEKWLTKLATNERSVFLVAEDKTLPNKLVGFIVATVEREIPIYRLQEFAFIHDLWVEPEYRSMGVARQMVTQTIEAFQGMEVTQIRLDTAADNQTARHLFSSCGFRPSTIEMLIELGK
- the ileS gene encoding isoleucine--tRNA ligase; this translates as MTVEPGSYKNTVNLPKTKFDMRANAVKREPEIQKFWAEEQIYERLSQNNPGELFVLHDGPPYANGALHIGHALNKILKDIINKYQLLKGRKVRYVPGWDCHGLPIELKVLQNMKQQERQQLTLLDLRRKAKEFALKTVDEQRKGFKRYGIWGDWDNPYLTLKPAYEAAQIGVFGQMVLKGYIYRGLKPVHWSPSSKTALAEAELEYPEGHTSRSLYVAFPVTKLGDAVTESLQQFLPNLSVAIWTTTPWTIPANLAVSVNPELKYAVVAVEGEQSNYLIVAADLVKTLSETLGKNFQVKATVVGKDLENTTYRHPLFDRESPVVIGGDYVTTESGTGLVHTAPGHGQEDYLVGQRYGLPILSPVDADGNFTEEAGQFAGLNVLGEGNTAVITALTEAGALLKEEAYSHKYPYDWRTKKPTIYRATEQWFASVEGFRDEALSAIASVKWIPSQGENRITPMVSERSDWCISRQRSWGVPIPVFYDEATGEPLLNQETINYAQAIIAEKGSDAWWELSVEELLPESYRNNGKSYRKGTDTMDVWFDSGSSWAGVLKERDELKYPADIYLEGSDQHRGWFQSSLLTSVATNGYAPYKTVLTHGFTLDEQGRKMSKSMGNVIDPAIVIEGGKNQKEEPPYGADVLRLWVSSVDYSSDVSISKSILKQMGDVRGKIRNTARYLLGSLHDFDPAKDAVPYEQLPELDRYLLHRMTEVFKDVTEAFDSYQFFRFFQTVQNFCVVDLSNFYLDIAKDRLYISAENSLRRRSCQTVMAIALENLAKAIAPVLSHMAEDIWQYIPYATPSKSVFEAGWVNLEEEWHKPEFTQRWQMLRQIRTDVNKVLEQARTEKMIGSSLESKVLLYIPNVEQRQLLQQLNPEAGNGVDELRYLFLSSQVELLDSLEALQDIQYKVQGDNLSVGIVKAEGEKCDRCWNYSTQVGKFAEHPIICERCVAALSDRF
- a CDS encoding cupin domain-containing protein gives rise to the protein MTFSRTFNTTEFIQISDGEPVRSVVTESPDAVVVMWYVLPGQQISPHIHPSGQDTWIVLSGSGEYIVDAEGTTTPISSGQIVVAHTGQVHGVVNSGNKPLEFVSVVAPQNAGFEPLLN
- a CDS encoding ParA family protein; this encodes MALIIAIVNMKGGVGKTTLSVNLATCLARYQNKRVLVVDLDTQISATLSLMPPHDFAKIRKERRTLRHLVHKTINPNLNTKLTIQDIICRYVGTVKGLDLLPGDIDLYDEFLVSEMLHEKALKEGRSDFFEVWKEFEKDLIKSILEPVMNEYDFIIMDCAPGYNLITRSGIMACNFYVLPARPEPLSVVGIQLLERRIAKLKESHEIDTKAINLKLLGIVFIMSGGLIGRYYNQVIQRVNEDFTPVQLFKTRIPLDVNVSKAVDSFLPVVLASPSSSGSKAFFKLTQEFLYKLQVYGSLYEASKTKMNLTKLD
- a CDS encoding AAA family ATPase, which codes for MGFNPDHCRNETEVESKLIVQYLLPQLGYTPDTWHQEVTFGKIRLDFLAFASQNIPFILDANSPLSIVMEAKHPSENLDKHIRRLTRYLISLNVRYGLLTNGKEIRIFRIREKAANLVFQCSGIEVENKIEEIRYLIGKDSLNLNQSKIVSLTQKEQTNLPDIPPSPQIIPETQRQHTVKTIAVYHNKGGVGKTTTVVNLAAAIRKQGKKVLVIDLDSQANTTFAAGLAKFEDEELDEIKDCNIRHVLQSEEFYSITEVAKKSQFNNPEIDVIPAHISLMEYEDELNRLDYSKLILLQKLKEVENNYDIVIIDTPPSLSLYARIALITADYLIIPSDLKPFANQGLLNVKNFVKQINGFKKMTNKAPLEILGVLPCKISTNSRFVQYTLPRRLEVIPRRYDFKVMDTVIYEREELAKCIEQVQIVGNLDIPDPRSVVDFKPDSSSAQEFELLAMEVLQAIGITK
- a CDS encoding ParB/Srx family N-terminal domain-containing protein codes for the protein MKLATSLVSVKKISSPVDSSNFDENALNNTAKLILEVEGIINPLIVRRINLESYEVVDGHFEYYAAVKAKEINPRKGEMIGAFIIEPENEKFLMEQVKYFRRREPDQVVAPIPMEQITGVAEEILPSNNGIEEVKSQVQQLEKSFNQQFIELHKRFDQLFNKSIAHGLDKKTSNQEEIAPTLDIEIANKSEIEKIMGNKKQGDAVWRAREYLKAQGRQINKENFKKATKAPDKIKDFANGTYEKLIQVVNIPD